The genomic DNA GTAATCAAGATAAAGGATTGGAATATAAAAACAGCTGCCTTATTTGTTGGAAGAATTCTATTAAGTATTGTCTATTTTATAAATGGAATGGTGTTAGGTAGAACCTTCCCTATGAAACAAAATGGGATTTCTTTATAAAGTCTTTGCAACATGAGAAAACTGATGCGCTTATAGAAGTATTACTTTTTAGTATGATCGTCATTTTTGACTTACTAATTACATTTCATTATATAAATAAAAAGAAATAGGGTGTTTCCCTATTTCTTTTCTTGAGGCTTTGTTTTTATTTCAAAAAAGAAATCATAATTTTCTCTAGTTCAGCCTTATTTAACACATCATCAATAATTACAACTTGATAAGAACTGTCCTTTCCTTTTGCAGGAACAATCATTTTCATGCCCTTTATATTACTTCCAGTCATTTTACCAAAGGTGAATTGTGCTCCTTCCAGTTCATAATTTTCTATCTTGTCATTGTCATTAATCCATTGATAAAATGGATCTCTTACTCTTTCTAAAATGGAAGATTGATAAATTGTATAACCAAACTCCCCAGCTCTATATTCTGAGCTCATGATAGGATCCAGCTTTTTTGTTGTAACGACTGGTTCAACTTTTTCCCTCTTCAGTTCATAACCTTTTGCTACATAATTAGGTTTCTTAATTGGAAAATCAAATGGACGAGATGTGAAATGCGAATAAATTTTCCCCCATAATGGTTCAATAGCTTTACTATTCTCCTCTATTTTTTTTTGATCGTCTCGTTCTAAATATTCAGGTTTCCCTACTGACCTTATCTTCTTGTCTATAATATATCCCTCTGTTTGCAATTTGATGAATTTATCAAATTCTTCTTTTGTTAACAGACTCTGTGCCACTTCCATTTCTTCAAGTAAATATTCATATCGCCCTTCTGAAACATGAAATTCTGCAAATGCTTGTTCTTTTGTACCAATCATCTTCTCTACAATTTGCTGAATAGGAACTTCAGTTTGTGCTTTTGCTGTTTTAAAATTATTTTTCACTTCTGTTGTTTCTTTCTGCTGGTTAGTTGGTATATCAGCATGTGCATTTAATAAAGATACAGATGATACAGCAAGAATAGCAACAACTCCAAATGCAGACCAACGATACGAGTTCTTTTTAAATTTTTTAATCATAAGAATTCTCCTTTTTAATGTTCTTTTATTTCTACTTAAGTTCGCTAAGCTTGGTACTTGATAATAACTTGAGTAGTGTTCTAAAAGGGTAATAATAGTATGACCATATGCAAGTTTTTCCTCTGAATCTATATATGTAAGAGCTAATGCATCACACGCCAGTTCCTGATCTTCACGCATGCATGAGTAGGCATACCAAAGAATTGGATTAAACCAATTTAGAATTAGTAACATATGCATAAGCCAATTTACACCAACATCTCTTCGTTTAATATGAGCTAGTTCATGATGAAAGATATATCGTAACTGTTGCTCATCTAATACTTTCATATGTGCACTTGACAATAACAACCTTGGTCTAAGGAATCCGCAAACAGTTGGACTCGCAATTTTCCCAGCTGAGAGAAGTGGAATATCTCGCTTAACGGACATAGATTTCTTACAACTCTCAAAAATTTTACTAATCTTTTCATCTGTAATAACGGGTTGCTTTTTTATATAGAAAAGTAAACGCTTATTCATAATGATGGTGGCAAAACATAGAATGATAACCCCAGCAAGCCAAATATATAAAACGATTGTATAAAATGAAACCGTTTCATCATTTTGCTTTTCATTATTATGCATTTGTTTCTTATCTTTTTTAGCTGTTTGTGTAGAACCATATGTATAGGTCTTTGTACCACCTATAGCTGTCGATTCTTGTATACGACGATCTGCGAAGTCTTGGTGAGAAGTAACTGGAATTCCATTACTGTACGAAAGAATAGAATAGATACTGTAGGAACTATCTGGTGACCATGGCAATAAAAGTCTTACAATTAATATTATCCATAATAGATACTGCCATCGTGGGGGTAACTTATCTCTAAGAAAGATTTTGATACATAAGATTAGACCAACTAATATACTTGCCATAATGGAGGTTTCTACCACCCAATCAAAAAAGCCAGGTAGATAGACGTTTACAAACATATCTATCATTATGATTTATCCTTCCTTTGATTTTCCTCATTCTTCTCATCTAAAATACGTTTGAGTTCGTTAATATCCTCTGAGGACAGCTTTTCTTCTTTTAAGACATTCACAAGTAAAGGTTTAAATGCTGCACCATAGAAACGTTTGAGAAGCGATTTTGTTTCTACATGTAGATAACTATCTTGCGACACTAAAGGATAATAAGCATACATACGCCCTTTATCCTGATGGTAAGAAACCGCTTCTTTTTGGACTAATCGATTAATAAGCGTTCGAATCGTTTTCGGCTTCCAGTCCATCGTTACTTCTAGCGCTTCAATCACTTCATTTGCTGTTTGAGGAGATCTTGACCAAAGAACTTTCATAACTTCTAACTCAGCTTCCGATATTTTAGGTAATTCTTTCATTATTTAAAATCCCACCTTTTATATTACACTTGTAATCTACAACTCAATATTACAAGTGTAATCCTAAAACGTCAACTGTTTTTAGAACAATCAATATAAAGGTAATATTCAGAAATAATACAATAAGCTATTCTTTCTGTAGAATCATAGCAAATATTCCTCTATTCATCCCATATCGATGCGCGAGAAACAACATTAATTATTATTCTCCAAAACAATAACAAAAATGGACTTGTTATCAATTCTTTTTTTGTTAAACTCCTTTAAAAAATCATAACTCAAACAGAATTCGCTATTCTTAGTTACTAAATATTAGTTATGTTCACAATTTCGTAACATGTATAGACAGGTATATATGTTTTAATCAACTTAGCAAATTACAAATAAATTTGCATTTCCTGTGCCCCTTACCTCCCAGTAAGGGGCGTACCCTTTTATAAATATTATTTCAATACAATTTTCCCCACATCATTTTCACAAATGTAAAAATTCTCATATATTAGACTTCATACAACCTTTTCCAATGAACAATATACCGATACACAAATCCCTATTTATATAGGGATTTTTTTGTACGAGTCCCCTCACCATCAATTTAAGAATTAAAAAAGAAGGGGAATAACCCCTCCTTTTACGCTTGCTCCGACTGTCGAAATTATTTAATGTACCCACGATTCAGTTCCGTTAACTTTTCATTGATATTAAAAATTCTTACTCTAATATCTTTAACACCAGCTGCTTCCAGTCTGTTCTTGTGCATTTCAGCGTATTTTTCAGCATCTTGTTTTTCTTCAAATACATAGATGCCTCCAGCTTCTTTTGTTTCTTGATTCTCAGTCCATATTTTCCAATGGAATCCTTCTTCTTCGTTAATACTGTTTGCTAAATCCCAAAATCCTTTTTCCATTTCTTCACCAAAAGGACCTTCAAACGGAAAATCCACTTGTAATAAATATGCCATCTTCACTCACTCCTATTTTTAATATAAAATTCTTGCCATTCTTTTACTAATTATAATTTTTTTGATTCTAATGATGATACTGTTTACATTCGTATTGCTATTATTCCACCACTAATTTGAAAATCCTACTATTTGTAAAATACCCATAAAACGGTAGCAATTTGAACGCAAACAGTTTTAAATTATGTTTAAAAAATGTGATACAAACTTATCCCTAAACTAAGGACAAACAAAACAAGCGCAGGTATTGCTTTCTTAAAGGGATCTCTCGCTAATACAATAAGAGTTAATGCAGCTGCAAGCATCGTACCGCCTAACAACAATCCTGCCAATAAAGCTGCCATTGGAACCCAAATTCCTATTAACATTCCAATTGCTCCTACAATCTCAAAAGCTCCAGTTAAGAAATTAAAAAACGAAGGTAAACCAAATCGCTTAAACTCATCTGCCATTTTCCCAGATATAATTTTCGTTCCTGTCATTAAAAAGAACAGAAACAATACTACTTTTACAATATTGATGAAAATTAAAATAGTCATCACACCTTTCTTATTATTTGATAAAAACTCAGTATTGTTCAGATAAAAGTCACTATCCGAACCCTATTTCCTGAGATTGACCATATGAAATTCGCTTCAATTTACATTACCCTTTTCAATATGAAAGGGATAACAATTGCATGATATAGCATATATAATACAAAAAAATTTGACTGGTACTAGGCAAAAAAGTGATCCTGAATTAAATATTATAAGAAATAAAGCTATCTCCATCAGTCTTCGAAATAAACAAATTATATGCTATAGCATATATAATACATAAAATAAAGTTTGTTCCTTATGAATAGAATCAATAAGGAACAAGTATTAATAGCGTGTATCATACAATTTGTTTAATAATGATTGTAATACTTTAATCTCTTCTTCGCTCAAATTACTCGTAACGAAATGGTGAGCGTCTGTCACTACAGGCAAGATTGTTTTCTTTAATTCGTCACCTTTTTCAGTTAAAAACAGGTTGTGTGAACGTCTATCTTGGTTATTCAAAGCCTTCTTTACAATTCCTTTTCTCTCCATTGACTGTATCATTCTTACGACAGTAGTTTGATCTTTATCAATAGCTTCTGCTAACTCTTTTTGAGTAGTAGCCCTGTGGCTACAAAGAACACTAATAATCCCCCACTGCTCTGGCGTAACTCCATAAGGCTTTAATTTCTTCGTAAAATAATTAGTCATTTTCACATCAGTACGATGAACAAGATAGCCTATTAAATCATGTAAGTTCATGTATCACCTCTATAAATTAGGATATAAAAGGATATAGCATACCAGTCAATTATTCACAGTAAATGTATTTGTTTCACTAATTATATGCTATGACATACATATTAAATTAGGTCATTTTAATTGTCAAATGAATTACCTATTATTTTTCTACAGTATCAGTCCAGCTTATTTAAAAATAAGAAAATCCCGTATTCAATAAAAATACGGGATTTTTATCAATAAGTTTATTTTTTAAATTAACACTTACTCGAAAGCAATTCATTCGTTACATATTACATATCTAATTAAGAAAAATTCAGATACCAGCCCAAACATCTTTTCCATATCGCCCTTCATCTTGCACACGATCCAACCAATTCCTTGCTTCTTGTTCACTGACTTCATGAATTTCTTGATATGCTTGACACAGGGTATCTTCTACATCAGGAGCCATTTTACTTCCATCCCCACATATATAAAGGTGAGCTCCATTATCTAATAATGAAATTAAATTGATTCTATCTTGTTTTATTAAATGCTGTACATATGTTTTTGGATATCCTTCTAGGCGAGAAAAAGCTGTGTGTAAAGAGATTAATCCATCTCTTTCATCATTTTCTAGTTCTGTACGATAGAGATAATCCTTTTCAGGATGACGACAACCAAAGTATAGATGTGCTTGTCCTAAGTTAATACCTTTTTGCTTTTGAACACGACGCGCTTGCAAGAATCCACGGAATGGTGCAATTCCAGTACCTGGTCCAACCATGATAATTGGTGTTTCTGGATTTTCAGGTAATTGAAAGTTTGATTGTGGCGTTCGAATGAAACAGATAATCTCATCTTTATTATGACGCTGAGCTAAATAATTAGAAGCGACTCCTTCATATGTCCCTTCCCCACTCCATGCAGGCGCATTAACAACACCAACCGTAATGCTCAGACGATCCTGTGCAACGAGTGGAGAACTTGAAATAGAATAGTAACGCGGTTTGAGCGCAGGAAGAAGTTCTAAAAAACGTTCAAATCGGATTTCACAAGCCTCATACTTTTCAAGAAGATCCAACATTGAAATACGTTTCTTTAATATTTGTTCATGATAAACTCCGTCTTCCAATAATGATTCCAATTCCTTTTTATGAGGAGGGCATGCTGTGAATGTCACCACTTCTCGTATTTGTGCTCGAGTAGCTGCTTCTTGAACTTCGACACTATAACTAAGAAGGTCAAATAAACTAACAGGACTGTCTAAAGGTATGTGATTTACACTGCGCCCACTTGCGCTCAGTATGACTTGATCCTTCCCGTTTAATCCAAAGCGTTTTAAAACTCGGTTGACATTTTTCTGACTATTAATTGGCAGCACCCCAAGGTGGTCTCCTTCTTGATACGTAGCGCCTTCTGGCAAGGATATCTCGATATGTCGAGTGCTTCTATCACTGCTGGATGATTGGAGTTCACGATTTTCTAATACAGACGCATAAACTGCTTCATATGTTCGCGCAAGAGGAGATCCTCCAAGACGACTGACAAATTGTAAACTTAATGTACTGCGTTCTTTCTCCATGTTTTTGTTAAGTTCCAATCCAAATGCCTTCATCGCATCAGACCACATGCTTTGTTTCCATTGCTCGAGTTGTTCCTCGAAATCACCACTTGCATCCGCTTCTCCACGTGTAGAAAATCTTGTTGCTCCTTTTTGCGCCATTTGCTCATCAATGTATCTTGGAATTCGCTGATAAGTACTAGCCCAATTATGATCTCCACAACCAAAAACTGCGTATTGAACACCTTTTAGCTCGTCCGGTTTTAATTCCTTCAACCATTGCACAAACTGTCCTGCATTACTTGGCGGCTTTCCATTATAAGAAGAAGTTACAATAAGAACCGCTCCTTCTTTTGGCAGACTTCCAATTCGATCGTTAAGAGCTGCCACTTCCGTTTGAACACCTTCTAAACTAGCTGTATCTGCTAGTTCTCTTGCAATACCTTCTGCTACCCCTGTATCCGAACCATACAGAACAAGCAGCGAAAGATTATCGGCTCCAATAATAGAAGGAGTCTTCTGAACTTGCTGCTTAATTTCATGGTTTTTCAGTTTCTCCTCTGTAGGTGCAAGAACAGTAGTATGGCTAATAGTTTGATTTCGGGGTAGAATCCTAATTTTAAAATCACCAGGCTTTAGCGTTAATGTTTGTTTTACGTTCAGCTGATAGTCTTGATAATCGATGAATTCAAAATGTTGAAGCAGCATTCCCATTACGAGTGTTGCTTCATGAAGTGCAAACTGCATACCGATACATGCTCTCTGACCATTTCCAAATGGCTTATAAGCATGATGTGGGATCTTATCCAGCTCTTCAAATCGTTCAGGTTGGAATTCTTCCACATTGTCTCCCCACGCATCTTTATCCCTATGTAGCTGTGGAATAAGAACAGAAATGCGATCTTCTCCTTTCTTAATTGGATATTTCCCACCAATCACTGTATCTTCTTTTGCATAGAGACTGAATGCTGGAGCAGTAGGCCATAGACGTAGCGATTCATTTAAAATCATCCGTATATACTTAAGTTTCATAACTTGTTGGTATGTTGGAGTAGGATCTGTCAATACCCGATCTACTTCTTCATAGGCTTTTTTCAACTTATCCGGATTTTTTAATAAAAAATAGATTGCAAAAGATAACAAGCCACTTGTTGTTTCATGTCCAGCTATTAAAAAGGTAATAATTTGGAAACGAATATTTTCATCATCTAATTTTTCACCAGTTTCCGGATCCTGCACATTTAACATACGGGAAAGTAAATCATTTTCTTCCTGATTTCCATTACTTTTACGTTCAGCAATAATATTATCTACTAAAGAAAACATGGATTGAATATCATGCTGAAATTGACGTTTCGTTCTCCACATGAGTTTGTCTTCTATATCCAATCGCTGTAATTGGTGCATCGCCTCGTCTAGAGCACGGGTCATGCTAGTGATAAAAGGATGAGAGGTCTCACGATAAAAGCTATTAAATCGGTAATTAAAACCACATAGACCAATTGTATCTAATGTAAGGCGAGTCATATCCTCTGGAACATCCACGTTTTCATTTGGATTAAGTCTTGCCCATTTCTGAACGAGTTGTACGGCAATATCGACCATCATGGCATGGTAATCTTTCATTGCCCGTTGGCTGAATGTAGGCATCAAAATATTATGAGCTTTTTTCCAGTTAGGCTCGTGAGTCTCGCTTGTAAATAATCCGTCTCCAGCAAAGGCACGAACCTTTGCTAAAGCACCCTCTATACTTTTATCGAACCGTGTTTCATCACAGACTTCTGCTACCAGTTCATGTCCAGAAACGACAATGATGGTATCACTTAAAGTTTGAATTTGAAAAATGGGACCATACTCTTCCGCTATCTTGATAAAGGATAAGGTCGGTTTATCTTTATCGATTAATGGGAGATTACCCAGCGGTCCATATGTTTTCGGTTGAGGAATGGCAGATACTTTTTTATCCATTAAAAACACCCTTTCAAAAAAGCATGAAATAAAATATCCCATTCAATAAAAAGAAGATAGCAATGAATCGCCTGGGATAAAGATATGTAATTGATTACCTTATTTTATCTTTTCCCTAACTATTCATGATTATGATATTGCTTATAAGGTTGGTAATTAGATTTATAACTTGTAGAAAAAATACTAAATTAAAATGAAGCGTATTATTATAATGTCTATCAGAAATTGAAAGCTAAAGATTGTAGCATTGGGAAATCCAGTAGTTTCTAATGTCTATGCCAACAAATACGATAAGCAAGTATACTGTGTTACGAATGAAAAAGGATCTGATATGAGTATCAGATCCTTTTTACTATATATAATTATTTCACTGTTTCTTTCAGTTCTTTTGCCGTTTTAAATACCAGCTTCTTAGCAATAGAAATTTGCATTTCTTCATAGTCTAACTAATCAGCAAAAAACTTGTAGGAATCATCATCTAGAGTTTTATTTTACTCTACCGATTTAACTTCTCGACTGCTTCCGGGCTTGTATCTACACGTTTAACGAAAAAAACTAATAGTAGTGCAACAACATTCATCCCAAGCGCTACATAGAATGAATATTGAATTCCGGATAATAAAGCCTTCTGAGTTACTATTGCCTTCGTAGCTTCTGTGAAGGTTGTTGGATCTAATTCAGACATTAGACTTTCAGCTTTTGTTTTTGTTACAGTATTCATAATCGTAACAAGAATAGCAGTACCAATCGAACCGGACACTTGTTGAGCTGTATTATTAACAGCCGTACCGTGCGGATTTAAGCGAGTCGGCAATTGATTAAGGCCATTTGTCATAAGTGGCATCATCACCATTGCCATCCCAAACATCCGCAAAGTGTAAATAAGAATAATATGTGTGTGACTAGAGTCGAGTTGCAGGTTTGCCAGCATATAAGTTGAAACAGCTGTAATGGAAAGTCCTACTATGCCAAGAATTCTAGGGCCATATTTATCAAATAATTTACCTGTAATTGGTGACATAACCCCCATTATTACCGCACCTGGAAGCATCATCAGCCCAGAGCTCAGCGGCGAAATACCGCGGACATTTTGTACATAAGCTGGTGTTAAAATCATCCCCGAAAACATAGCCACCGCATTGACAATTGCAATTACAGACGCAAGTGCAAACATTGGGTACTTGTAAACACGTAAATCTAATAAAGGCTCATTCATTTTTAATTGACGGATAATGAAAGCAATTAGGGAAATAGCGCCTATGATTAAGGTTGTTAAGACAACTTTATTCGTCCAACCATCGGAGCTTGCAGAACTGAATCCATATAACAAACCGCCAAAACCGACAGAAGATAATAGTAATGAGAGATAATCAAGCTTTGCATTTTTGTTTTGTCTCATGACATTCTCCGATTTCCAAATCCCTAACAGTAAGCTAATGATTGCTAGCGGTAAAATCATTTCAAACAGCAAACGCCAGTCATAGTACTCTACAATATAACCTGATAGTGTCGGTCCAATTGCTGGAGCTGTAATCATAACTAATCCAAAAATCCCCATTGCTGTTCCCCTTTTTTCTCTTGGAAAGCTTACTAGCATAATATTCATTAACAAAGGTCCCATGACTGAAGAACCTGCTGCTTGAACCATCCGACCAGTAAGTAATAAACCGAAGTTCGGCGCTACAGCCGCTAAGGCTGTACCAAGAATAAAAATCACCATAGATGTAATAAATAAGCTCCTATTAGAGAAACGGGTTATTAAAAATGCTGATGCCGGAATTAATATACCACTTACAAGCATATACCCTGTAGAGAGCCACTGGATCGTTGAATAATCTTTAATGTCTAAATCCTTCATTATTGATGGCAAGGCTACATTTAAAAGGGAGTTATTTAGAAATGAAACAAATGCCCCAATAAAAAGGATTACAAGCATTAAATATGGTGGTTTTCTTTTATGTAATGTTTCATTCATATATTTATTTGCCCCTTCATTATAAATTCCATTGATTCGTTTAAATCGTTTGCATATTTGCACAAAAATACATTATCCTTGCAGTATTTTGCCAAACTCTTCGAATGGATATTCTCTTTTTAGCAATTCTACTTGCTCAACATAACACTTTAAAATCTTTTTATTGATTAAACCTTTATAAACACGTTTGTTAATCTAAATTAAATTAGGGTGAAATAAATAAAAGGAGCAACTGAACATACCCTTCTAAAATAAAGTGAAACTTTAATCCGTGGAGCTTTTACAGGCAGCCCACAAAAAATAGCGGGATAAATCAAGAAGACCACACACCCATTCCTTTAAATACAGGCTTGTAAATCTAGTTATGTAACCATCCATAACAAGGAATATTACATAGGCTAAGTCTAACATTACATTTTTAAAGTGAGGGGAATAAGCTTATGTACCAATATTGGCATTTGAATTCAAAGGGAAACGGGGAACAATATAATAACCAAATTTCAATGTCATCATTATATTCACAGCCCCAAATAACTAAAGCTGAGGGAATGAATGGTTTGAATATTTCTGAGAATTGGAGTTGTCGAGTCTATCCATTTGGTTGGAATTCACCAGCCAATTATACGGGTTTTAATCCCCAACCCTTCTCTTTGGGACAGCCAATCCATTATGCAGGGATGATGCCCCAAGGATATCCTGCTAATTGGACTCCATTACCAAGCCATGCAGGTTTTCATTTTCAAAAACCTCCCTTCCCCTGGGCCCAACCATTCAATCATGCAGGGATGTTCGCACAAGGTCATCTTGCCGCTTTACTATCGCCGCCAGCTAAAGCTTTTAAATTTAGTACCAATAACTGGGGTGCTTTCGGAAACTCTCCAGGATGGGGAGGACAGGTAAATCCCATGGGATGGGGGAATAACGGAGGGATCGGTCAGCCAGGAATGCTTGGAAACTTACTTGCAGTAGGAAAAAGCAGCATGAATGGAATAGGAATGATTAGTAGTCTAATCGGTATGGGGAAGTTCTTCTTTTAGTTAATTAGAACGGGAGGATAGATCCGTAGCCCAAACTTAAAAACAATTTCCTTTTTCATTGATTTACTCTTCTCAAACACGGCCCCAATACTCCCTCCAAGTTCGTTTCCTCGTCTTTCAAATTATAAAAACATCAAGAAAAGACATTCCAAATATGGAACGTCTTCTTTCACTTTATAAAACCATTCAACAATCTAAAATATTCTAACCGACATACTCACTCATTTAACTAAAAAAATCGGTTAATTACATAATGCTCTTCTAACTTTCCTTGCGAAATTTAGTGGATCATCAACGTCTTCAATATTAACGTAAATCAAATTTGGTTCATCACATAACCACTCATTGTGTATAGACGAAACGATTATTCCTTGTTTAATAATTGTAGCAACAAATCCATTGACTTCTTTTTGCAATAGCGCTACCCGGCCTAGACATAATGCTCGTCCAGTTTTATTATCTCGTGATTCGAATGAGAAGGAAGTTGTTACTCTGAAACGTTTTCCTAAGATTGTCGCTTGTATTCCATCTCGATTTATTGTTGCCACGCATTTCCCACCGGCGAATCCTTCTTGGCCACCGATAATTCTTGCAAACTGTTGACAAATTAATTCATCATTAAACGCCATACCTTGAATCATCCCCCTTTTACTGTTAGGTTATGAATGAATACTTAGGTCTGAAACGGTAATGAATCTATTCTATTTATAATAACTTAAGAGTTGTGGAAGAAATTCTTCTTTAACTAACGAGTTAATAGAAGTATGGATATTTGCCACTATTGAGGACTCATCCCATCGTTATCAAGCTAAGAAAGGCACCTACCCCCAAAAACAAAAATTATATGCATCATTGACTATTGTTAATAGGACGTTATGTCATACAATGGAGTTAATATTAGAAAACTGTGAGGATGATTACGTTGATAAAATTTGCAATTAGTTATGCTGCAAGTCTGTTTGCTTTTATTTTTGGATGGTTCTTGATTTCATATATTTCTCATCCTAGCTTTATTCACCCGAACGTTGTATTAGGATTCATTAAAACGATCATCACTTATGGTAGTATTCCAGCTCTTGTAGCTTGTCTAATTGGGGAAGTGTTATACAGGAAAATCAAACGATGTAGAGAATTTCAATTCGGAATTCCTGTATTTATAGGACAAGCAGTTATCTATACACTTATACCATTTCTTTTTCTTTTTCCTTTTAATTTTTCCCATTTCTTTGATTTCGTTGTACCTGTTATTATGGGGGCCTTATCTTTTTATTTAGTACGTAGAAAAATATAATTAACTTCAAGAGTGTGACAGAAAGAAGCCGGAGTGAGTAAAACCACACTGTATAACCATACAGAGCTCAAAGAACGCATCAATTCTTGCGAAACCAACATCTCTAGCAAGATCCCGTAAGGTATTTGGAGATAAAAAACTTTGAATCTCTTGAGCAAATAGTTGTAATTCATCAGATACAGAAATAGGCATACAAAAACGCTATCCTTTCCTATGATTCTACAAAAAGAATAGCGTATTTTTTTCAATTTAGGGGGGGTTTGTTGAATTAGCTTGATAGCGATTGGTGGTATCCCTTATAGGATAATAGAAGTTTGCATTTTTAATTTTTTCACACTCTATTAACAAGGCAGTTATAGCATCCTGGTTTAGCGTTAAGAATGTGAATATATTCTACTTCTTTATTATCAAAAATTTCATCTATATTTTCTCTTAAATTTACACCTTCTGTAACCCTTGCTTCTACAATCATTGAATCAGTATTTTAGCCGCGTACAGATAGATACCTATGATGTAACATATGCGGAATTTCATTTACATCTAGCTTAGCAGTAGTTGCTCCCTTTCGCATAAATATAGGACCACTTGCTTTATAAGGCGAATTAACACTATGATATTGGTAATTCAGTAATATTACCTCTTCTCCTACCTCTGCATCCTTCAAACTTATCCTGCAAGGATATCCAGGATTTTTATTTGCTATTATTTTGACTGCCCCGATACTTTTTAATACTTCTTCATTCATTAG from Bacillus basilensis includes the following:
- a CDS encoding DUF1259 domain-containing protein, which codes for MAFNDELICQQFARIIGGQEGFAGGKCVATINRDGIQATILGKRFRVTTSFSFESRDNKTGRALCLGRVALLQKEVNGFVATIIKQGIIVSSIHNEWLCDEPNLIYVNIEDVDDPLNFARKVRRALCN
- a CDS encoding DHA2 family efflux MFS transporter permease subunit, with the translated sequence MNETLHKRKPPYLMLVILFIGAFVSFLNNSLLNVALPSIMKDLDIKDYSTIQWLSTGYMLVSGILIPASAFLITRFSNRSLFITSMVIFILGTALAAVAPNFGLLLTGRMVQAAGSSVMGPLLMNIMLVSFPREKRGTAMGIFGLVMITAPAIGPTLSGYIVEYYDWRLLFEMILPLAIISLLLGIWKSENVMRQNKNAKLDYLSLLLSSVGFGGLLYGFSSASSDGWTNKVVLTTLIIGAISLIAFIIRQLKMNEPLLDLRVYKYPMFALASVIAIVNAVAMFSGMILTPAYVQNVRGISPLSSGLMMLPGAVIMGVMSPITGKLFDKYGPRILGIVGLSITAVSTYMLANLQLDSSHTHIILIYTLRMFGMAMVMMPLMTNGLNQLPTRLNPHGTAVNNTAQQVSGSIGTAILVTIMNTVTKTKAESLMSELDPTTFTEATKAIVTQKALLSGIQYSFYVALGMNVVALLLVFFVKRVDTSPEAVEKLNR